Proteins encoded within one genomic window of Halobacteroides halobius DSM 5150:
- a CDS encoding FxsA family protein — translation MLKLVILFTIIPLVELFLLIQISIHLSSWLAIGLVGITGMLGAGLAKKQGTAVIKKINYSLSQGRMPADSVVDGLLILIGGVLLITPGLLTDISGFACILPFTRPYIKKITKGRLKKLIATGRIQFFSKDSDESQTIDIVEDNDED, via the coding sequence GTGCTTAAACTTGTTATCTTATTTACCATTATTCCATTGGTAGAGTTATTTTTGTTAATTCAAATAAGTATTCATTTAAGTAGTTGGTTAGCTATAGGTTTAGTAGGTATTACGGGGATGTTAGGAGCTGGTCTAGCTAAAAAGCAGGGTACTGCTGTTATTAAAAAGATAAATTATTCTTTATCTCAAGGTAGAATGCCAGCAGATAGTGTAGTAGATGGTTTATTGATATTAATCGGTGGCGTTTTATTAATCACACCAGGTTTATTAACTGATATAAGTGGTTTTGCTTGTATTTTACCTTTTACTAGACCTTATATCAAAAAAATAACTAAGGGACGATTAAAAAAGTTGATTGCTACTGGTAGAATTCAATTTTTCTCTAAAGATAGTGACGAAAGTCAAACTATTGATATAGTTGAGGACAATGATGAAGATTAA
- a CDS encoding CHASE2 domain-containing protein — MLKQKSWLILGLIIGIVITVIFASGLLKDLELVTYDYRLLFKSLFTVNRQDKIVIVKIDQFSLDKLGGWPWPRRYHAQLIKILNQAGAKLIGFDILFDLPSTAKEDQQLKKAVSKAQNVFLPSTLDLQVVKTLTDEEINIQQINTPLTKFKRVAAGGGYLNLLPDRDGKIRRLTIINTKKISPFSINLARSYNNVSIDLKKQDLLINFHYQTDYFKQISYSKVLNGNFTTGTFKDKIVLIGATDDALQDYLMTPLALIKGFIPGIIVQAEIIDNYLQDSFIHKLSLVNTSILVLLSSLILAYLYKMLSPFTGIILTIVALILIVIISCWGLINFNLFIPLIPFILVTILNLIFNNLVAYLQIEKRKDRLQTVFARYLAPEVIERMVNLSDKDYLKGERREISVLFVDLVGFTNFAENKTSDQVVNVLNRYFAVITEECFKLDGTLDKFLGDGAMIFFGAPTQQNDHANKAVQLALNIQEKIENNPEFPLRVTIGINTGLALVGNIGSKKRSDYTAIGDVVNTAARIETEAKTNQILIGEETYHTIKNKFLVQKKAKVKVKGKEKEVKIYQVIKEES, encoded by the coding sequence ATGTTAAAACAGAAGTCATGGTTAATATTAGGACTTATAATAGGTATAGTAATAACTGTTATATTTGCCAGTGGACTGTTAAAAGACTTAGAGTTGGTCACCTATGATTATAGATTATTGTTTAAAAGTTTATTTACTGTAAATAGACAAGATAAAATAGTCATTGTAAAAATAGATCAATTTTCTCTTGATAAATTAGGGGGGTGGCCTTGGCCTAGAAGATATCATGCCCAATTAATTAAAATATTAAATCAAGCAGGGGCCAAGTTAATCGGCTTTGATATCTTATTTGATCTTCCTTCAACAGCAAAGGAAGATCAACAATTAAAAAAAGCAGTTAGTAAAGCCCAGAATGTTTTTTTACCGTCTACTTTAGATTTACAAGTAGTTAAGACTTTAACAGATGAAGAGATTAATATCCAACAAATAAATACTCCACTGACTAAATTTAAAAGAGTTGCTGCCGGAGGAGGTTATCTTAATTTATTACCTGATAGAGATGGTAAGATCAGACGCCTTACTATAATTAATACTAAAAAGATTTCTCCTTTTAGTATTAATTTGGCCCGTAGTTATAATAATGTTAGTATAGATTTAAAGAAGCAAGATTTATTGATTAATTTTCATTACCAGACAGACTACTTCAAACAAATTTCATATAGTAAAGTATTAAATGGTAATTTTACTACAGGAACCTTTAAAGATAAAATCGTACTTATAGGGGCTACAGATGATGCTTTACAAGATTACTTAATGACTCCTTTAGCTTTAATTAAAGGTTTTATTCCTGGGATTATAGTACAAGCAGAAATTATAGATAATTATTTGCAAGATTCTTTTATCCACAAGTTAAGTTTAGTTAATACTAGTATTTTGGTTTTATTATCTAGTTTAATATTGGCTTATCTTTATAAAATGCTGTCACCTTTTACTGGAATAATATTAACTATAGTAGCTTTAATTTTAATAGTTATTATTAGTTGTTGGGGATTGATTAACTTTAATTTATTTATTCCCCTTATACCTTTTATATTAGTTACTATCCTAAATTTAATTTTTAATAATTTGGTTGCTTACTTGCAGATAGAAAAGCGAAAAGATAGATTGCAGACTGTTTTTGCTCGTTATTTAGCTCCTGAAGTTATAGAAAGAATGGTTAACTTATCTGATAAAGATTATCTAAAAGGGGAAAGAAGAGAGATTTCAGTTTTATTTGTTGATTTAGTAGGGTTTACTAATTTTGCAGAAAATAAAACCTCAGATCAAGTTGTTAATGTGCTGAATCGTTATTTTGCAGTAATAACAGAGGAGTGTTTTAAACTAGATGGAACTTTAGATAAATTCTTAGGGGATGGAGCAATGATTTTCTTTGGGGCTCCTACTCAACAAAACGATCATGCTAATAAAGCTGTACAGTTGGCCCTAAATATCCAAGAGAAGATTGAAAACAACCCTGAATTTCCCTTACGAGTTACTATAGGGATTAATACAGGCTTGGCTTTAGTAGGTAATATTGGTTCTAAAAAAAGAAGTGATTATACGGCTATTGGGGATGTAGTAAATACTGCTGCTAGAATAGAAACAGAAGCTAAGACTAATCAAATTTTAATTGGGGAAGAAACTTATCATACTATAAAGAATAAATTTTTAGTTCAAAAAAAAGCAAAGGTTAAAGTAAAAGGTAAAGAAAAA